A stretch of the Candidatus Omnitrophota bacterium genome encodes the following:
- a CDS encoding MBL fold metallo-hydrolase, with translation MSGKKAALRFCGGAGTVTGSKYHIQYDGVQVLLDAGMFQGLKELRLRNWSEPPFDPAQIHAVILSHAHIDHSGYLPVLVRKGFRGPIYCTAGTQALLEVLLPDAAYLQQEEANYANKAGFSQHKPALPLFSAEDADKTLRQLRVFPYGEEFEAAGTLKARFRRAGHILGSALVEAALGKDDPVCLVFSGDLGRWNQPVIRDPELIAGADVLLLESTYGDRVHPPDPLPDLARVIRETAERRGVLIIPAFAVGRTQELIWMIRDLEQQNKIPVLPIYADSPMAINVTDIYCRIHEDHDLKMEELSKTESCPLHTQKFSYVRDVEEVKKLHGKDGPMVIISASGMATGGRVLHHLKNRLPDPMNTVLFTGYQAEGTRGRSLQEGAGTVKIHGQQVPVRARIETVDGLSAHADQKEILRWLSGFKAPPRETYLVHGEKRASERLAQVIRHELGWKVQAARDGETVLL, from the coding sequence ATGAGCGGGAAAAAAGCCGCGCTGAGGTTTTGCGGGGGAGCGGGCACAGTCACCGGGTCCAAGTACCACATCCAGTATGACGGGGTGCAGGTATTGTTGGATGCGGGCATGTTTCAAGGGTTGAAGGAACTGCGTTTGCGCAATTGGAGCGAGCCTCCTTTTGACCCCGCACAAATCCACGCCGTGATTTTGAGTCACGCGCACATTGACCATTCAGGCTATCTCCCGGTACTCGTGAGAAAGGGTTTCCGCGGGCCCATCTATTGCACGGCCGGAACCCAGGCCCTTCTGGAGGTCCTTCTTCCGGACGCGGCCTATCTGCAGCAGGAAGAAGCAAATTACGCCAACAAAGCCGGCTTTTCGCAGCACAAGCCCGCCCTGCCTCTTTTTAGTGCCGAGGACGCGGACAAGACGCTCCGGCAGCTCAGGGTCTTTCCCTATGGCGAGGAATTTGAAGCGGCCGGCACCTTGAAGGCCAGGTTCCGGCGTGCAGGGCATATTTTGGGATCCGCCCTGGTTGAGGCGGCCTTAGGCAAGGACGATCCTGTTTGCCTTGTGTTTTCGGGCGATTTGGGCCGCTGGAACCAGCCGGTGATCCGGGACCCGGAGTTGATTGCCGGGGCCGATGTCTTGCTTCTCGAGTCAACCTATGGGGACCGGGTGCACCCGCCCGATCCATTGCCTGATCTGGCCAGAGTCATCCGTGAGACAGCAGAAAGACGCGGTGTGCTGATTATCCCCGCGTTTGCGGTGGGGAGAACGCAAGAGCTGATCTGGATGATCCGGGACCTCGAGCAGCAGAACAAAATCCCCGTGCTTCCTATATATGCCGATAGCCCGATGGCAATCAATGTGACGGACATCTATTGCCGCATCCATGAGGATCACGACCTGAAAATGGAGGAGCTCTCAAAGACGGAGTCCTGTCCGCTGCACACGCAGAAATTCAGTTACGTGAGGGATGTGGAGGAAGTCAAGAAGCTTCATGGAAAAGACGGGCCCATGGTGATTATTTCCGCCAGCGGCATGGCCACGGGCGGCAGGGTCTTGCATCATTTAAAGAACCGGCTGCCTGATCCCATGAACACGGTGCTTTTTACCGGGTACCAGGCCGAGGGCACGCGCGGCCGGTCCTTGCAGGAGGGAGCGGGGACGGTCAAGATTCACGGGCAGCAGGTGCCGGTCCGCGCAAGAATCGAGACTGTGGACGGGCTTTCGGCGCACGCGGACCAGAAAGAGATTTTGAGGTGGCTCAGCGGCTTTAAGGCGCCGCCCCGGGAAACCTACCTGGTCCACGGTGAAAAACGAGCCTCGGAACGTCTGGCGCAGGTCATCAGGCATGAACTGGGGTGGAAGGTACAGGCTGCCCGGGACGGAGAGACGGTGCTTCTGTGA
- a CDS encoding winged helix-turn-helix transcriptional regulator — MKIQEVRDVIKALGDDSRLRILASLSCEEMPVNSLASMLRLSQPNVSRHLARMRLLGLVEDRREGQVVYYRISQAQPGWVQSLLTKVCELLEATDEVALDTCKLRPLV; from the coding sequence ATGAAGATCCAAGAAGTCAGAGACGTGATCAAGGCCCTGGGAGACGACAGCCGCCTGCGGATTCTGGCCTCTCTCTCCTGCGAGGAAATGCCGGTGAATTCCCTGGCGAGTATGTTGCGGCTTTCTCAGCCGAACGTGTCCAGGCATCTGGCCCGTATGCGTTTGCTGGGTTTGGTGGAGGACCGCCGGGAGGGCCAGGTTGTTTACTACCGGATCAGCCAGGCCCAGCCGGGGTGGGTCCAATCACTTTTGACTAAGGTGTGTGAGCTTTTGGAGGCCACTGACGAAGTGGCGCTGGATACGTGCAAATTACGGCCTCTTGTTTAG
- a CDS encoding ATP-grasp domain-containing protein — MKDAHVLVIHSGSSKKRFILETAQMRGIRVTLLNPQQNWASEIVHKLHVCRPRTVRGLEDRVRSIHAKDPVDGVLTFWEEDVPTVALCAQRLGLRGLSPDSAWASRSKLVMRRRMAQMGLPVPAFQEVETWEDAAQFVREHGAPAVLKPEFGADSECVVKVEDESQAQWVFDSVLGRARIQSAVYPYQRQKFLIESYIAGPEVSVEGVVQGGTPVFYAVIDKSPMTEPFFIERGEVTPSRLPKTAQAGILEMVGSAVRALGLRDCGLHAEVKLSAQGPQIVEIGARMGGDCIHGLVKAVYGVDLVEENFKVCLGAIATPTQPARCVAVSETLVPEQSGRVVSVPDLNQWSGHDELIEVVLTAKSKSMVRIPPLGYDNLAWVSVKGRSYREANQALSRWVQVLQESIQIETVHRQRVCAQHKAKHLPHSTVPTLAHAAC; from the coding sequence ATGAAAGATGCACATGTCCTCGTAATTCATTCGGGCTCTTCAAAAAAACGCTTTATCCTGGAAACTGCCCAGATGCGGGGCATTCGAGTCACGCTTCTGAACCCCCAACAGAATTGGGCTTCTGAAATCGTTCACAAACTCCATGTTTGCCGTCCGCGAACGGTTCGGGGTTTGGAGGACCGTGTCCGCAGCATTCATGCGAAAGACCCGGTGGATGGTGTGCTCACCTTTTGGGAAGAAGACGTCCCCACTGTGGCTCTATGTGCCCAGAGGCTGGGGCTGCGCGGCCTAAGTCCGGATTCGGCTTGGGCCAGCCGGAGCAAATTGGTCATGCGCCGGCGTATGGCCCAGATGGGGCTGCCTGTGCCCGCCTTTCAAGAAGTTGAAACCTGGGAAGACGCGGCCCAATTTGTGCGCGAACACGGCGCTCCGGCCGTTCTCAAGCCCGAGTTCGGCGCGGACAGCGAATGTGTGGTGAAAGTCGAAGACGAGTCCCAAGCACAGTGGGTTTTTGACTCTGTTCTGGGCCGGGCCAGAATCCAGAGTGCGGTATACCCCTACCAAAGACAGAAATTCCTGATCGAATCGTATATTGCCGGTCCTGAAGTCAGCGTAGAGGGAGTTGTGCAAGGCGGGACGCCGGTCTTCTACGCAGTGATCGACAAGTCGCCGATGACGGAGCCGTTTTTCATTGAAAGAGGAGAGGTCACTCCTTCACGTTTGCCAAAGACGGCACAGGCTGGAATTCTCGAGATGGTGGGATCGGCCGTGCGCGCGCTGGGATTGCGGGATTGCGGTCTGCATGCGGAAGTCAAACTGTCGGCCCAGGGTCCGCAAATTGTGGAGATCGGCGCGCGGATGGGCGGAGACTGTATTCACGGGTTGGTTAAAGCAGTTTACGGGGTGGATCTTGTGGAGGAAAACTTCAAGGTCTGTCTAGGGGCAATAGCCACTCCCACCCAGCCGGCCCGTTGTGTCGCGGTTTCCGAGACTCTTGTGCCTGAGCAAAGCGGAAGGGTTGTCTCCGTGCCGGACCTGAACCAGTGGTCCGGACATGACGAACTGATCGAAGTGGTTCTCACCGCAAAGTCCAAGAGTATGGTCAGAATTCCTCCTTTGGGGTACGACAACCTTGCGTGGGTAAGTGTCAAGGGCCGCAGCTACCGCGAAGCCAATCAGGCATTGTCGCGCTGGGTTCAAGTTCTTCAAGAGTCGATTCAAATTGAAACGGTTCACCGGCAGCGGGTTTGCGCCCAGCACAAAGCGAAACACCTGCCGCACTCAACCGTGCCTACGCTGGCTCATGCTGCCTGCTGA
- a CDS encoding ATP-grasp domain-containing protein produces MLPADPASVHLLVVHTHADPRSYLPALQAQGYRFTLLKKNPSKEDWECFDRVIRIDFQDSWEEVLSQAGKLHSQDPLSGTLSFSESGVLVASLLAAALGLGGNDPHAVLCTRNKYLMRKTLESAGLRMPPYRLVSSAKAIFEALRGHGQPMVLKPISGSSSYGVVRLNPDITLQEATEVWEEVSSYIRTYPAKYAEYPYEFWLPPRLEGLLEWEAMDPAEHLMLEGFVEGAQVSVDGFVVDQDVKIFAVVDVERQAHEKWFLEYQEWTPSRLPRPVQDQILQCVENTVRSLGLTRSMFHCELKVDSQGPVVLEIAGRQGADNISRFISHTCGINPYLIGAELAQGLKPQNQIRPRGAMKMRYFLPEQTGVLRGISGQKKVSEHPNVDELYFEFNTGEKIQSPPESYEFLGYISVKGDSAEQVDRVLDELYPQIQFQVEAEEPVEALSNSRTINP; encoded by the coding sequence ATGCTGCCTGCTGATCCGGCTTCGGTGCATCTGTTGGTGGTGCACACCCACGCAGATCCGCGCAGCTACCTGCCCGCGCTTCAAGCCCAAGGGTATCGGTTCACCCTGCTCAAGAAAAATCCTTCCAAGGAGGATTGGGAGTGCTTTGACCGGGTTATCCGGATAGACTTCCAGGATTCCTGGGAGGAGGTCTTGAGTCAAGCCGGGAAGCTGCACAGCCAGGATCCGCTTTCCGGGACTCTAAGCTTTTCGGAAAGCGGCGTGCTGGTGGCAAGTCTCCTGGCAGCGGCTCTCGGTCTGGGGGGAAATGACCCTCATGCGGTCTTGTGCACCCGGAACAAGTACTTGATGCGAAAGACTCTTGAGAGCGCCGGACTGCGAATGCCCCCCTACCGATTGGTTTCTTCCGCCAAAGCGATATTCGAGGCCTTGCGCGGGCACGGCCAACCCATGGTGCTTAAGCCCATCAGCGGGTCCTCCAGCTATGGAGTGGTGCGGCTCAATCCGGATATCACGCTTCAAGAGGCCACGGAAGTATGGGAGGAAGTCAGTTCCTATATTCGGACTTATCCTGCTAAGTATGCGGAATACCCGTATGAATTTTGGCTGCCCCCCCGCCTGGAGGGTTTGCTCGAATGGGAGGCCATGGATCCGGCAGAGCATCTCATGCTTGAGGGCTTTGTGGAGGGTGCCCAGGTGAGTGTGGACGGATTTGTGGTGGACCAGGACGTAAAGATTTTCGCAGTGGTGGATGTGGAAAGACAAGCCCACGAGAAATGGTTTTTGGAATACCAGGAGTGGACGCCCAGCCGTCTGCCCCGGCCGGTTCAAGATCAAATTCTCCAATGCGTCGAGAATACAGTGCGCAGCTTGGGTTTGACCCGGTCCATGTTTCATTGCGAGCTCAAGGTGGATTCTCAAGGACCTGTGGTTCTTGAAATTGCGGGCAGGCAAGGGGCCGACAATATTTCGCGGTTCATTTCGCATACGTGCGGCATCAATCCGTACTTAATCGGGGCGGAGCTGGCTCAAGGACTGAAACCCCAAAATCAGATCAGGCCCCGGGGCGCCATGAAAATGCGGTATTTCCTGCCCGAACAGACAGGGGTGCTGCGCGGCATTAGCGGACAGAAAAAAGTCTCGGAACACCCCAATGTGGACGAGTTGTATTTTGAATTCAATACCGGAGAAAAAATCCAAAGTCCTCCGGAGAGCTATGAGTTTTTGGGATATATTTCCGTGAAGGGGGATTCGGCCGAACAGGTGGACCGGGTTTTGGACGAGTTGTACCCCCAAATTCAGTTTCAGGTCGAAGCCGAAGAGCCTGTCGAGGCCCTCAGCAATTCAAGAACAATCAACCCATGA
- a CDS encoding ATP-grasp domain-containing protein: MKPFSSVRGPVLVVHPSRDYFERVLQVAPNAVALAGPSRAESLPAASVIPADLEDADRCLRLIQAWEAQNGVRIAGIVTFLCDHLALTSELARVLKLPFHDQSTIHRSRYKHQTKTCWQEAGISTPRGVEVRSSKEMETVLSCLPAGPWLLKPVSASGSEWVRLAWEPAELEEQIAAVAAGLAHKARDAGDPAGLILVEEYIRGEEGSMDLFIHGSTAKIMRLNRKWMQERKETAGTVLGYCASRWTPAEEEELRQQAAKALQALGVRRGLCMLDFIDSGAKDGRTPDRFCFLEAGLRPGGDCLPEWSRYAGGYDPVRAAVLVSLGCPVELEPVSTRHNREIVAFHLMAPHAGELTQARWESLLDHPAVLSVEPYFSQGDVLRTESGGYQDLLLGAVVARLEPGMSLRKFYRQLYEAGEFAIVSSRTFPLAHAQRSAV, translated from the coding sequence ATGAAGCCGTTTTCGTCTGTCCGGGGGCCTGTTCTAGTTGTTCATCCCAGCCGGGACTATTTTGAAAGAGTGCTGCAAGTGGCCCCGAATGCCGTTGCTTTGGCCGGTCCCTCCCGGGCGGAGTCTTTGCCCGCTGCTTCCGTGATCCCCGCGGATCTGGAAGACGCAGACCGCTGCCTGCGTTTGATTCAAGCGTGGGAGGCGCAAAACGGCGTCCGGATCGCGGGCATTGTGACCTTTCTGTGCGATCATCTGGCGCTTACCTCGGAATTGGCCCGGGTTCTCAAGCTTCCTTTCCACGACCAATCGACCATTCATCGATCCCGCTATAAGCACCAGACCAAAACCTGTTGGCAGGAAGCCGGAATTTCCACGCCCCGGGGGGTGGAGGTGCGTTCCTCAAAGGAAATGGAAACCGTATTGAGCTGTCTTCCCGCAGGCCCCTGGCTATTAAAGCCTGTTTCCGCATCGGGAAGCGAATGGGTGCGCCTTGCCTGGGAACCCGCGGAACTGGAAGAGCAAATAGCGGCCGTTGCCGCGGGCCTGGCCCATAAAGCCCGGGATGCCGGTGATCCTGCAGGCCTGATTCTGGTGGAGGAGTATATCCGGGGCGAAGAAGGAAGCATGGACCTCTTCATTCACGGATCCACTGCAAAAATCATGCGGCTTAACCGCAAATGGATGCAGGAGCGCAAGGAGACTGCCGGAACCGTTCTGGGTTATTGCGCTTCGAGATGGACTCCCGCTGAAGAAGAAGAACTCAGGCAGCAGGCCGCAAAGGCGCTGCAGGCCTTGGGAGTCCGAAGAGGTTTGTGCATGCTGGACTTTATTGATTCCGGAGCCAAGGATGGCCGGACTCCGGACCGGTTTTGCTTTCTGGAAGCCGGCTTGCGTCCCGGAGGAGATTGCCTGCCCGAATGGTCCCGGTATGCCGGGGGATATGACCCGGTCCGGGCCGCAGTCCTGGTGAGCCTGGGGTGTCCGGTAGAGCTGGAGCCTGTTTCCACAAGGCACAACCGGGAGATCGTGGCTTTTCATCTGATGGCGCCGCATGCCGGCGAATTAACGCAGGCCCGCTGGGAGAGCCTTCTCGATCATCCGGCGGTTCTTTCGGTGGAACCCTATTTTTCTCAAGGGGATGTGTTGCGGACCGAAAGCGGGGGATATCAGGACTTGCTTTTAGGCGCGGTCGTGGCCCGGCTCGAACCCGGAATGTCTCTTCGGAAGTTTTACAGGCAGCTCTATGAAGCGGGGGAATTTGCCATTGTCTCTTCGCGGACTTTCCCGCTTGCCCATGCCCAAAGGAGCGCGGTATGA
- a CDS encoding alanine racemase yields the protein MSRVKDSLVRGDLGAQVRALSPRHPAWLEIARRYGTPLYLVEEEILRTRARKFVAAFSTALEGAKVHYALKANPFPAIARCFVEEGLGLDASSGLELELALRLGCSRILLSGPGKTDPELELALAHPGRVTVLADSVRELERIHSLSKAKGRSSRVGLRISTTSQGQWNKFGVALETLPGIMALARDRWPDVRIRGLQFHQSWVRDAQAHTHTLKQVGAVLRDLPAQDRESLEFLDMGGGYYPANEEGIYPWLADAQDLVLPSAFPDFDQWWGQGQPFYFFRPCLPIEEMASRLGQVFKEEISSQVPLEPWLEPGRWLVNGAVQILLQVRDCKTEQAVIADAGTHLLGWERLEMEYAPLVNLSRPGEDQQRCTVYGSLCTPHDVWGYSYYGTGIQEGDILALLYQGAYVQTLQQRFIKPVAAAAMLCSDGSYELLSSRESFEDRFAGLGAPAALDPPICQA from the coding sequence ATGAGTCGTGTCAAGGACAGTCTTGTCCGGGGGGATTTGGGGGCACAGGTACGAGCGTTGAGTCCGCGGCATCCGGCTTGGCTCGAGATTGCACGGCGTTACGGAACGCCCTTGTACCTTGTGGAGGAAGAAATACTGCGGACGCGGGCCCGGAAATTTGTGGCCGCGTTTTCTACCGCGCTCGAAGGAGCAAAAGTCCATTATGCGCTTAAGGCCAATCCTTTTCCCGCGATTGCCCGGTGTTTTGTGGAAGAAGGCCTGGGATTGGATGCCTCGAGCGGCCTGGAGCTGGAGCTGGCTCTGCGTCTGGGATGCAGCCGTATTTTGCTCAGCGGCCCCGGAAAAACCGATCCGGAACTCGAACTGGCGCTGGCCCATCCCGGGAGAGTGACGGTTTTAGCCGATAGCGTGAGAGAATTGGAGCGCATCCACAGCCTGAGCAAAGCAAAGGGCCGGAGCTCCCGCGTGGGGCTTCGCATTTCCACCACTTCACAGGGACAGTGGAATAAGTTCGGTGTGGCCCTGGAAACGCTGCCCGGAATAATGGCCTTGGCCAGGGACCGTTGGCCGGATGTCCGGATCCGGGGCCTTCAGTTTCATCAGAGCTGGGTCCGGGATGCCCAAGCGCACACGCACACGCTCAAACAGGTGGGGGCGGTTTTGAGAGACCTGCCTGCGCAGGATCGGGAATCGCTGGAATTCTTGGACATGGGGGGAGGGTATTATCCCGCGAATGAAGAGGGGATTTATCCCTGGCTTGCGGATGCGCAGGATCTGGTGTTGCCTTCGGCGTTTCCGGATTTTGACCAATGGTGGGGCCAGGGCCAGCCCTTCTATTTTTTCCGCCCGTGCCTGCCCATTGAGGAAATGGCCTCACGCCTCGGACAGGTATTCAAAGAGGAAATTAGCTCCCAAGTCCCCCTGGAGCCTTGGCTGGAGCCCGGGCGCTGGTTGGTTAACGGTGCGGTACAAATTTTGCTTCAGGTGCGGGACTGCAAGACTGAGCAAGCCGTAATTGCGGATGCCGGAACCCATTTGCTAGGGTGGGAGCGACTTGAAATGGAATACGCGCCCTTGGTGAACCTGAGCCGTCCTGGAGAGGATCAGCAGCGCTGCACTGTGTACGGCTCGCTCTGTACGCCTCATGATGTGTGGGGATACTCCTACTACGGGACCGGAATTCAAGAGGGGGATATTCTTGCATTGCTGTACCAGGGTGCGTATGTGCAGACCTTGCAGCAAAGATTCATCAAACCCGTGGCCGCAGCGGCGATGCTCTGTTCAGACGGTTCTTATGAGTTGCTCAGCAGCCGGGAATCTTTTGAAGACAGATTCGCCGGACTGGGTGCGCCTGCCGCCCTTGACCCTCCGATCTGCCAAGCGTAA
- a CDS encoding LemA family protein, with product MKKTLLITLGVILALVVLFFMIFGGVYNKLVAAEEGVSSAWAQVENVYQRRADLVPNLVNTVKGFAAQEKDVLQGVVEARSKVSQMNINASDILNDPAALQQFQAVQGQLSSALSRLLVTVVRYPELKSSQNFLTLQTQLEGTENRITVERRRFNDAAKGFNTFRRQFPNNLIAGMMGFKSKEYFQADQGADKAPVVQF from the coding sequence ATGAAAAAGACGCTTCTGATCACGCTGGGTGTCATCCTGGCGCTGGTTGTATTATTTTTCATGATTTTTGGCGGGGTTTACAACAAGCTGGTAGCCGCGGAGGAGGGCGTGAGCAGCGCCTGGGCCCAGGTCGAAAACGTGTACCAGCGCCGCGCGGATTTGGTGCCGAACTTGGTCAACACGGTCAAAGGTTTTGCCGCCCAGGAGAAGGATGTGTTGCAGGGGGTGGTGGAGGCCCGCTCCAAGGTCTCCCAAATGAACATCAATGCTTCGGATATCCTCAATGACCCGGCAGCTCTGCAACAATTCCAGGCAGTGCAGGGACAGTTGTCCTCGGCCCTGAGCAGGCTCCTGGTGACAGTGGTGCGCTATCCGGAGCTCAAGTCCAGCCAGAATTTTCTGACCCTGCAAACCCAGCTGGAGGGGACTGAAAACCGCATTACTGTGGAGCGCCGCCGTTTTAATGACGCGGCCAAGGGTTTCAATACCTTCCGGAGACAATTCCCGAATAATCTGATTGCGGGAATGATGGGATTCAAGTCCAAGGAATATTTCCAGGCAGATCAAGGCGCTGACAAAGCGCCGGTTGTCCAGTTTTGA
- a CDS encoding TPM domain-containing protein, protein MNPALFFSQTEKQAIRRAVRGAEMKTSGEIRVHLERKAREPFLENAEEVFEKTGMTRTAERNGVLIFIGLASRRYAILGDKGIHEKVPEGFWDKIAQQMGEEFRQDRFADGVVAAVEQIGERLQEYFPYQRDDVNELPDEISYSL, encoded by the coding sequence ATGAATCCTGCGCTTTTTTTCTCCCAAACGGAAAAGCAGGCCATCCGCCGGGCAGTGCGGGGGGCTGAAATGAAAACCTCGGGTGAGATCCGGGTGCATTTGGAACGAAAGGCGAGAGAGCCTTTTTTGGAGAATGCCGAAGAGGTTTTTGAGAAAACCGGAATGACCCGGACGGCCGAGCGCAACGGGGTGCTTATCTTTATTGGTCTGGCCAGCCGGCGCTATGCTATTCTCGGTGACAAAGGCATCCATGAGAAGGTTCCGGAAGGTTTTTGGGATAAAATCGCCCAACAGATGGGGGAGGAGTTCCGTCAAGACCGTTTTGCCGACGGCGTGGTGGCCGCTGTGGAGCAAATCGGAGAACGACTACAGGAATACTTTCCGTACCAGCGCGATGATGTCAACGAATTGCCGGACGAGATTTCGTATTCTTTGTGA
- the rsxC gene encoding electron transport complex subunit RsxC → MSVALNPVRSGRLTFPFGVYPPENKELSVNAPIEVLPTPKRVDIPLLQHTGAPNEPIHIKPNTPVALGDLVGQCDAHVTAPIHASIAGTTTLGAVTTLPNGRHVRCISLKAEGEQLEGRALWEDQFGGDWPVSGLEPYAPVEIVQAIRRAGIVGQGGAAFPSHIKIAAPKEKPVETVLINGCECEPYLTADERLMIEAPEPVISGALLVQIATGAKNVIIGIEDHMPQAFEALRRAAQGTAVEVRTLKTKYPQGGEKQLVLGVLNRVVPTGGLPLDVGVVVVNVGTAAAIARAVLRRKPLTHRVVSVTGKGIRNPKNLLVPVGVSYRNLVDYCGGLTGDAARLVAGGPMMGFTLGSLDSPVTKGTSGLTVLTHGDLIKSQETSCIRCGRCVDVCPLNLVPTKIALAVRAKDWEWAGRFHIKACMECGCCAYICPARIPLVQLIRTGKALLPK, encoded by the coding sequence ATGAGCGTTGCTTTAAATCCCGTCCGTTCCGGGCGTCTGACATTTCCGTTCGGTGTTTACCCCCCGGAAAACAAAGAACTGTCTGTCAATGCGCCTATTGAAGTGCTTCCCACTCCAAAGCGGGTGGACATCCCGCTGTTGCAGCACACCGGGGCTCCCAATGAGCCTATTCACATCAAACCGAATACTCCTGTGGCCTTAGGGGATCTTGTGGGTCAGTGTGATGCGCATGTCACCGCTCCCATCCACGCCAGCATTGCCGGCACAACCACTCTGGGAGCCGTTACCACCCTTCCCAATGGCCGCCACGTGCGGTGCATCTCTCTCAAGGCGGAGGGCGAACAGCTCGAGGGCCGGGCCTTGTGGGAGGACCAGTTTGGCGGTGACTGGCCTGTGTCCGGGCTGGAGCCTTACGCCCCGGTGGAAATCGTGCAGGCGATACGCAGGGCGGGAATTGTGGGGCAAGGGGGAGCGGCCTTTCCCTCCCATATTAAAATAGCGGCGCCAAAAGAAAAGCCTGTTGAAACCGTTCTCATCAATGGATGCGAATGCGAGCCTTATCTGACTGCGGATGAGCGGCTGATGATCGAGGCGCCGGAGCCGGTGATCAGCGGTGCTTTACTGGTGCAGATCGCGACCGGCGCCAAGAACGTAATCATCGGAATTGAAGACCACATGCCGCAAGCATTCGAGGCCCTAAGGCGGGCGGCCCAAGGCACGGCTGTGGAAGTGCGGACGCTGAAGACCAAATACCCTCAGGGCGGGGAAAAACAGCTGGTTCTCGGCGTTTTAAACCGCGTGGTGCCTACCGGGGGCTTGCCCCTGGATGTGGGGGTGGTGGTGGTGAACGTGGGCACAGCAGCGGCCATTGCGCGCGCAGTGCTTCGACGCAAGCCTTTGACCCACCGGGTGGTCAGCGTGACCGGAAAAGGCATCCGCAACCCTAAGAACCTTTTGGTCCCGGTGGGCGTCAGCTATCGCAATTTGGTGGATTATTGCGGCGGATTGACTGGGGACGCGGCGCGTTTGGTTGCCGGGGGGCCGATGATGGGCTTTACTCTGGGGTCGCTGGACTCTCCGGTGACCAAGGGCACCAGCGGCCTCACTGTGCTGACTCACGGAGACTTGATTAAAAGCCAGGAGACATCCTGCATCCGCTGCGGGCGCTGTGTGGACGTGTGCCCCCTCAACCTGGTGCCGACCAAGATCGCGTTGGCTGTCCGGGCCAAGGACTGGGAATGGGCCGGCCGGTTCCATATCAAAGCCTGTATGGAATGCGGTTGTTGCGCCTATATCTGTCCGGCCCGAATTCCGCTGGTGCAGCTCATACGCACGGGCAAGGCTCTGCTGCCCAAGTGA
- a CDS encoding RnfABCDGE type electron transport complex subunit D — translation MMNENNPNRLPSIHVAPSPHVGAAGLSTQRMMIDVLVALIPVIAASLYVFGWYAVHQIGICVLSCLIFEVLFTAIRGRRPSLEDCSAAVTGLILALSMPWSVPWYVGVVASGVAVGLGKVVFGGLGQNIFNPAMVGRAFVMISFPAAMGVAAYTRGGHALQILTQATPLTLAAEGHSVGLMSLFLGNVNGSLGETSALACLLGGTYLCVRRSASWEIPAGCLGAVAVFAGIGELLHPGGSFTFLHHLLAGSLLFGAFFIATDPVTSPLTPKGKWLFGAGVGTLVLILRVFSSYPEGVTFGVLLMNAGVPLINRWSIPTPLGGPVPPAK, via the coding sequence ATGATGAACGAAAATAATCCGAACCGGCTGCCTTCCATTCACGTGGCTCCGTCCCCTCATGTGGGAGCTGCCGGACTGAGCACCCAGCGTATGATGATCGATGTGCTGGTGGCCCTGATTCCGGTGATAGCGGCTTCGCTGTACGTATTCGGATGGTACGCGGTCCATCAAATCGGAATTTGCGTTTTGAGCTGCCTGATTTTTGAGGTTTTGTTCACCGCAATACGCGGGCGGCGGCCGAGCCTGGAAGATTGCTCTGCAGCCGTGACCGGTTTGATCCTGGCCTTGTCCATGCCTTGGAGCGTTCCTTGGTATGTGGGTGTGGTGGCCTCAGGGGTGGCGGTCGGCTTGGGTAAGGTGGTATTCGGGGGACTGGGCCAAAACATCTTCAACCCCGCGATGGTGGGCCGCGCTTTTGTGATGATCTCGTTCCCGGCCGCAATGGGGGTAGCGGCCTACACGCGCGGCGGGCATGCCTTGCAGATTCTGACTCAAGCCACTCCATTGACCTTGGCGGCGGAAGGCCACTCTGTGGGATTGATGTCTTTGTTTCTGGGGAACGTCAACGGGTCTTTGGGTGAAACCAGCGCGCTGGCCTGTTTGCTGGGGGGGACTTACTTGTGTGTGCGGCGCTCGGCTTCCTGGGAGATACCGGCCGGATGCTTGGGCGCAGTGGCCGTATTCGCGGGAATCGGAGAACTGCTGCACCCGGGCGGAAGCTTTACTTTTCTGCACCACTTGTTGGCGGGATCGCTGCTTTTTGGTGCTTTCTTTATTGCCACTGATCCGGTTACCAGCCCCTTGACTCCCAAAGGCAAGTGGTTGTTCGGCGCAGGGGTAGGGACTTTGGTCTTGATACTACGGGTATTTAGCAGTTACCCCGAGGGGGTGACTTTTGGGGTGTTGCTGATGAATGCAGGGGTTCCTCTGATTAACCGCTGGAGCATTCCGACTCCTTTAGGGGGCCCCGTGCCTCCGGCAAAATGA